The following nucleotide sequence is from Podospora bellae-mahoneyi strain CBS 112042 chromosome 1 map unlocalized CBS112042p_1, whole genome shotgun sequence.
AGATGGCGGACCGTTTCGTCGAAACCAGAGGCTGACGTCGGGGCGCGACAGGTCCAGGTTCGGTGACTTTCTTCCAGATTGCGACTATAATACCGTATATCAGCTTATCGCCCGCGGTATTTAGGTACAGTAGTAGTGTGGTAATAAGGTACGGCAGAGTCCAGGGCAGGGCAAGGTATCGTCAAAACTTGGAATGGAAGGTAAAAGCATCGCCGGAAGCACCGAGACCGCGGGACATTCGGCTCTAATCGCGATGGAACGTCAGTGGGGAGAATATACAAGTTCACTAACCTGGATTGTCCGTTGAAGACTCTCTGGCAGCTTCAGAAGGCACCGGCGGGCTCAATGCCAGGCATTGCAATGCTTCTAAAGAGGTGGTTGCTGAAACTTGCTTGGTcgttggctggtggtgccAAGGGGTTCTCGGGGGATCTCGCGCCTGTCAGGGAACGGCCGGGGGGTGGAGCTTGGGCCGAGGGGCACGCCAAGTCGTCCTGGGCCTAGTGCAGGGGCCGTCTGATTAGATAACAGGTCCAAAAATTCAAGGTCCAAAGTGAAACAGTGACTTCATTTACACAGCTAACAAGCTCAACGACAAACAGAATTATTCGGGACTGGGCTCAATTGGGAGGTCTTCACGGCATTCTCGTACTTCCCAAGGCCACAGCCAAGATGGTGAAACGAAAAGACCCTCCAGGAGGGGCCAAAGACAGCCACGGACGCCAACCAGACAACACGCGCACCACCAAGCGCGCCAAAGTTCAAGCTGCCCGCACCATTCGCACACAGCCCTCCGATGCTGCGCTCGAAGACGGCAAGCTCGATTTGAACAGATTCCTCAATGCCCGTGAATTCGAAATCAAATCCCTCGAAAGAAGCATGAACAAATGCAAGGCCGTCAATGCCACCCGTGTTTTCCAGATGGTGCCCCGCGCGATGCGCCGGAGGACAGCAAGCCATAATGTGAAGAGAGTGCCAAAGAGACTGCGTGCGCAAGCGAGGAAGGAAATGCTGGAAGACAACACGCCGACGGTCGAGTCGAGGAAACGCAAGCCCCGCACAACCCGTGCCCGAATACGCGCCGAGACGATGAGGAAGCTACGATATTTGgccgagaagaaaaggaagaggaaggctaagaaggccggtgatggggcggtggaggaggtgcaaAGGAGAGGATCAGCTGTGGTAACGACGAGACCTCCACGGCCAAAAATACGACGGAACATGCTGAACGAGCCACCGAAAGCCGACTCGAAATACAGAAAACGCCAGATTAACAAGACCTGGCTACCAACCCATTTATGGCATGCGAAACGGGCCACGATGACGAGGCCAAGCAGCCCCTTGTGGAGATTTGCCATTCCACTCACATCGACGGCGAAGTGCTACCGACCAACACATCGTGCTTCCGGGcaaaagggggtggttgcGTGGGATACCAGTTACATGAGCACGATAGGGGTTTATGGAACGGCTGACTGTCTCGAGCGGGCGTTAAGGTATCTGGGGTTGGTACAGGAGGGTCTTTGGAATACGAGAGGCAGGAAGTGGAGGGCCGGTGTTCGGAAATGGACAGGTACCGTCAGCAGGCAACAGAAGGGTTCGAGACGGGATATTGGTCCCGCCACGATAGTCTGGAACCCACAACCGCCTGCGACAACTTCGGACGAGATGGAGACGTctgagaagcccaagaagccccGGAGGCAGATTCTTATTCGCACTCATCCATCTTGTTTCCTCGAATTATTTGAGGAGTTGCTCAAGGTTGCAAAGGGCCAGAAGCCTCAACTTCACGTGGAGGACCTACGGTTCGAAGTCGGCAGCATTGAGCTAGTTGGGCCGGCCTCTACGGAAACACTGTTGGGAATTCTTGAACCCTTTCACGAATCACCAGAAGCGGCCGAACGCCATGCTAATGTCTTCCGGTCCCTCGCTGGAGTAGCAAATCCGGCATCTCTGCCCAAGGACGCAATTCTTGCCTTTTCGGCCAGGGACCCGCGTTTGTCTTATCCCCCAAAGCGAGT
It contains:
- the POP1 gene encoding Ribonucleases P/MRP protein subunit pop1 (BUSCO:EOG09260TPT; COG:A; EggNog:ENOG503NW1U), yielding MVKRKDPPGGAKDSHGRQPDNTRTTKRAKVQAARTIRTQPSDAALEDGKLDLNRFLNAREFEIKSLERSMNKCKAVNATRVFQMVPRAMRRRTASHNVKRVPKRLRAQARKEMLEDNTPTVESRKRKPRTTRARIRAETMRKLRYLAEKKRKRKAKKAGDGAVEEVQRRGSAVVTTRPPRPKIRRNMLNEPPKADSKYRKRQINKTWLPTHLWHAKRATMTRPSSPLWRFAIPLTSTAKCYRPTHRASGQKGVVAWDTSYMSTIGVYGTADCLERALRYLGLVQEGLWNTRGRKWRAGVRKWTGTVSRQQKGSRRDIGPATIVWNPQPPATTSDEMETSEKPKKPRRQILIRTHPSCFLELFEELLKVAKGQKPQLHVEDLRFEVGSIELVGPASTETLLGILEPFHESPEAAERHANVFRSLAGVANPASLPKDAILAFSARDPRLSYPPKRVQIPSGGEQTILKTLTDWPVEENLKPYDIFDRESRYQASRMPSQKSLNRRKGANAPGEPIKVTAADPPIPVMLLASRPGTDGQAQGTWTLLAPWKCIQPIWYCLMQYPVSTGGNPRLGGLEEQRQIAFEHGTPWFPGDFPATTAGMNWELEERAKRRRDWDRRPKSKRLEWKSLDLGAGRKGEIGDGLACDFEYLFGVSARTRTQGKPDAVSIPDAVAEAMVVDPPAEQPQSPVGMTIRQVTKTEFSALMKSGSGEGVVPEGGIVAVGLEFVTRGVAKPCARIYRLPRKGGKVGGAVGVPSTQAEVPATPEARTRDGLPVDLSEQWLSKAPNGDKKKGAAVPKMPVGVDMETRKKILAGSLLAVEVPYPKPAAGNQTDFGGHPLCPGEEDLIGFVTTGAFSLSEGRGTAIGSISAGRALETLRETGPREGKFCVVRNAGESIGWLARWEVV